The genomic window GGATAAACAGATACTTTTTTTCTGTTTTTATCAAGTCTTTCAAATTTTACAAAGCCATCGACTAACGCAAAAATTGTGTGATCTTTGCCAAGACCTACGTTATTTCCAGCGTGAGTTGCTGTTCCTCTTTGGCGGATGATTATATTTCCAGCACGAACGAACTCACCACCAAATTTCTTAACACCTAATCGGCGTCCGATACTATCACGGTTATTTTGGGTTGAACCCTGACCTTTTTTGTGTGCCATATCTTATCTCCTTAAGCTGCGATACTTACGACTTTTACACGTGTAAATTGTCTTCTAAAGCCGCGTTTTAGTTTTGAGTCTTTACGTCTGCGTTTTTTGTAGATAACTACTTTTTTGTCTTTGCCTTCATTAACGACCTCAAGAACAACTTTTGCACCCTTTACAAATGGCGCACCTACCTTTACTTCGCCGTCATTTACAGCCAAAACTTCTGTAATCTCAACGGTTGATTTAGCTTCAGCACTAAAGTGGTCTAGCTTAAGGTACTCGCCCTCGCTAACACGATATTGCTTACCGCCATGCTTAAATATAGCGTATTTTGACATACTCTACCTTTCTAAAATTTGGTAAGACCAAAAAGCACTTTTTTGCAAAAGATTTATGGAGCTTTATTGGTTGTAAGGTGTGAATGTTAGCCAAAAGTTTATAAATTCTACTTTAATGACCCTGATTTTATGATCTCGTCGGCTAAATTTCTTATCATAGAGCTATGATCCAGAAAAAATGTTTTGTCATTTGGTAAATGTGGCTGATATATCAGAGTTTTAGCTACTGGTGCGCTTAAGATCACATTTATCGGTTCTAGCTCAGGCGGTAAAGTAAAATAGGGTTTTGGCTTAGGAATTTTGCCTTGAAAGAGTCTCTCACACTGATCATATCTGCCACTACATCATGGGGGGGGGGTAGCTTACTAAAAGATGAGATCATTCAGTGCCTCAACATCGCCGTCTTCTAGGTACTTTTCAAGTAAAGAGTCATAATATTCGGTTTTTGAAAAAAGCGCATGTATAGGCTCACACAAAAAGTCGTAATCACTTGATTTTCTCTCCTTTAGCTCAGCATAAATTTTTGCATACTCACCTAAATTTTTTACGCTTTTTGGCTCTAAAAACAATATCTTGTTTACCCCTTATTTTTGCTAATTTTAGCCAAAAACGCCTAATTTTCCACGTGCGAAAGGTGGCTTTAGCGGATATTTTAACCGCATTTTGGCTATAATCGCCCCAAATTTAAGCAAGTATGGGATAAAGATGGCAGGCGAAGATCAGGAAAAAACCGAAGAAGCGACCCCCAAAAAGATAGAAGATGCCAAAAAAGACGGCAACGTTCCCAAAAGTCAGGACCTGGCTGGGTTCGTGACCCTTGTCATCGCTATTGGCGTAATACTTGCAATGCTAAATTTTATTAAAGAACAGATCATCTCACTTTATATCTATTACTCAAAATTTATCGGTCAGCCACTTACCTTGCCAACTGTAAAAATGATCGTCGTAAATACCTTTGCAAGGTCGCTTCTTATGATACTTCCGGTTTGTACCTGTGTGGCGATCGCTGGTGTCATCGCAAATGTAATGCAGTTTGGATTTATCTTTACCACAAAACCTATAATGCCAAATTTTGGCAAGATAAACCCGCTAAAAGGGCTAAAAAATTTATTTTCGATGAAAAAAGTGATAGATAGCATTAAAATCGTGCTAAAAGTTAGCATCGTCTTTGGAGTTGGATTTTATTTTTTCTTGCAGTTTATAAAGGAGTTGCCACACACGCTCTTTTTTTCTATGTTTGATCAGCTTGCTTGGCTAAAAGAAAAGCTCATTATCCTAGTTAGCGTTATGCTTTTTATACTTTTCGTGATCGGACTTATCGACCTTCTCATTGTGCGTTTTCAATACTTTAAAGACCTTCGTATGAGCAAGCAAGAGATAAAAGATGAGTATAAGCAAATGGAAGGAGATCCGCAGGTAAAAGGCAGAATTCGTCAAGCACAAATGCGTGCAGCCAAGCGTAGAATGATGCAAAATATCCCACAAGCTGACGTAGTCATCACAAACCCTACTCACTACGCCGTGGCGATAAGATATGATAAAAGTCGCGACGAAGCACCGATAATACTTGCCAAAGGTGTTGATTTTTTAGCGCTACAAATCAAAAAAATAGCCGTTGAAAATGGTGTGCAAATTTATGAAAACCCGCCACTCGCAAGAGAGCTTTATAAAATTTGTGAAGTCGATGATACGATACCAGCACATCTTTTTAGAGCCGTAGCCGAGGTGCTAAGCTTCGTTTATATGAGCAATAAACAAAAATTTAAAGATAAGCTTTGATAAATTCTACTCTTGCTGCTAGAAGTTACTAGCAGCAAGAGAATTTATCTATTATAGATATCCAAAAGCAGTTGCAAAAATATAGCCAAATATACAAGAGGATATAACGCCAATAAGACCCGGAATGATAAAGCTGTGATTGATAACGAATTTACCTATATGTGTCGTACCGCTTCTATCAAACTGAATAGCCGCAAGGTCGCTTGGATATGTTGGTAGGATGTAGTATCCGTAGCAAGCTGGCGCAAAGGCTAGAATGATAGCAGGATTAACATCAATATTTAATGCTAATGGCACAAATGCAACCAAGGCTGCAGCTTGAGAATTTACAAATTTTGAGATAATCAAGAGCATAACCGCATAAGTCCAAGGGTGCTCTTTTACGATGCTTCCTAGCGCCTCTTTCATCATCGGAGTATGCACTGCAAACATAGTCTCAGCCATCCAAGAGATACCAAATACTGCAACAAGAGCGATCATGCCTGATCTAAATATCTCGTTTTTACCGATCTTGCTAGCATCTGTTGGTGTAAAGATTAAAATGATAGCGCCAGTTAAAAGCATGAAAATTTGGATGACATGAACCATGCTTAAGCTCTTTGAAGATGCTTGTTTGTTACTTATATTGATGTAAGCACCTTGAAATTCTTCTTTTGCGCCTTTTTCATTTATATATGTTACTGCACCATCAGCTGTGCGAGTAAGAGTTTGATTTGCATCTTTGCCGATGATTTTGACCGATTGAGCTTTTTGGTTAGCATTTAGCTTATCGTTTGCTACTTTTAACTCAGCCGCCTCTGTTTGGATGCTAGCATCTTTTATTTTTAAGGTTTTTAAGACTTTTTGCTCAGTTGGGAGGTTAGCTATTACTTGAACGACCGTTGCGTCTTTGTAAGTAGTCCAGCTTGGACGAAGATCTTTAAAATATCCAAGAAGCGCAACTACAAGGATAGAGCCTAAAAATATCCACATCGCAGCCCATTGATAGCCAGGAAGCTTTTTGCCTAAAAGTGTCGCACTATCGCCATAAACATATTTTTTAAACTCAGGATCTTGAAGCTTTGCTTGAAATACTTCGTCTTTATCAAGATCTTTGCCTCTAAACCAGCTAAAAATTCCTACCACCAAAACGCCACAAAATGTTGATGGAATTGTAATCTTTAAAAGATCTAAATACCCATCAAAGCCAGCTAGGTGAGTTTTAGCATTAATAAGAAAGCTTGTAAGAGTTACAACAGCAACTGAAACTGGGCTAGCGATGATACCCATTTGTGAAGCTATCGAGCTTGCTGCCATTGGTCGCTCTGGGCGGATACCATTTTTGATAGCAATATCATAAACGATAGGAAGCACGGTATAAACAACGTGTCCAGTGCCGCATAAAATAGTAAGCGTACATGTTACAAAAGGAGCCAAGATACTTACATATTTTGGATTTTTTCTAAGTATAGTTTCTGCTATTTGAAGCATAACATCAAGGCCACCACTGGCTTGAAGCGTAGCACTTGCCACAACAACAGCAAGGATAGTTAGCATAACATCAATAGCTGGCTTACCAGGCTCGATGTTAAATCCAAAAACAAGAACTATAAGACCGATACCGCCTAGCATACCAAGTGCGATACCGCCTTTTTTAGCTCCGTAGAACAAACAGATAAGGACGATGAGAAGCTGTATAGCAAACTGCATGCCTTCACT from Campylobacter concisus includes these protein-coding regions:
- the rplU gene encoding 50S ribosomal protein L21 codes for the protein MSKYAIFKHGGKQYRVSEGEYLKLDHFSAEAKSTVEITEVLAVNDGEVKVGAPFVKGAKVVLEVVNEGKDKKVVIYKKRRRKDSKLKRGFRRQFTRVKVVSIAA
- a CDS encoding anaerobic C4-dicarboxylate transporter, with protein sequence MDFLMNLSEGMQFAIQLLIVLICLFYGAKKGGIALGMLGGIGLIVLVFGFNIEPGKPAIDVMLTILAVVVASATLQASGGLDVMLQIAETILRKNPKYVSILAPFVTCTLTILCGTGHVVYTVLPIVYDIAIKNGIRPERPMAASSIASQMGIIASPVSVAVVTLTSFLINAKTHLAGFDGYLDLLKITIPSTFCGVLVVGIFSWFRGKDLDKDEVFQAKLQDPEFKKYVYGDSATLLGKKLPGYQWAAMWIFLGSILVVALLGYFKDLRPSWTTYKDATVVQVIANLPTEQKVLKTLKIKDASIQTEAAELKVANDKLNANQKAQSVKIIGKDANQTLTRTADGAVTYINEKGAKEEFQGAYINISNKQASSKSLSMVHVIQIFMLLTGAIILIFTPTDASKIGKNEIFRSGMIALVAVFGISWMAETMFAVHTPMMKEALGSIVKEHPWTYAVMLLIISKFVNSQAAALVAFVPLALNIDVNPAIILAFAPACYGYYILPTYPSDLAAIQFDRSGTTHIGKFVINHSFIIPGLIGVISSCIFGYIFATAFGYL
- the rpmA gene encoding 50S ribosomal protein L27, translated to MAHKKGQGSTQNNRDSIGRRLGVKKFGGEFVRAGNIIIRQRGTATHAGNNVGLGKDHTIFALVDGFVKFERLDKNRKKVSVYPAA
- the flhB gene encoding flagellar biosynthesis protein FlhB, encoding MAGEDQEKTEEATPKKIEDAKKDGNVPKSQDLAGFVTLVIAIGVILAMLNFIKEQIISLYIYYSKFIGQPLTLPTVKMIVVNTFARSLLMILPVCTCVAIAGVIANVMQFGFIFTTKPIMPNFGKINPLKGLKNLFSMKKVIDSIKIVLKVSIVFGVGFYFFLQFIKELPHTLFFSMFDQLAWLKEKLIILVSVMLFILFVIGLIDLLIVRFQYFKDLRMSKQEIKDEYKQMEGDPQVKGRIRQAQMRAAKRRMMQNIPQADVVITNPTHYAVAIRYDKSRDEAPIILAKGVDFLALQIKKIAVENGVQIYENPPLARELYKICEVDDTIPAHLFRAVAEVLSFVYMSNKQKFKDKL